A window from Desulfurispira natronophila encodes these proteins:
- a CDS encoding flagellin yields the protein MSMSVLYNNIPSLNAQNNLRVNSNSLSNSIERLSSGMRINRASDDASGLAISEKMRGQISGLDRAVSNAQDGISLIQTAEAALNETTAILQRMRELAIQAGNGTMTSDDRQHVQREVDQLKNEIDRISTSTEFNTKKLLNGDATARWSTSNPNLMEAIVRDRVVSGNYQLDVNARVGQNQVLKSNIMALRDGAFAGDILTNQGVGSVLDANDDWVSASRNESGIAGIYAAEGVRTGDLDERQYRMSVMALSGGATDVNISGQPNGQPQISAGAVMGFNGSYQQAGSNWTIHGTTIDTDDAGTKRVNNGQTTMSAGLNVTGGMHGYMEIEFVKDFHIGSASGSIDGAARARFIDVKTGEPGAWATIDMTVNSTGGHLVFSDGTVTGKDRLGDVESVFGGPTFITLGTGDSVKTGDKGLFSVDALVDENVLEGTMSVGGGMVKIDERHRNDINDDSIVDRRGAFLIYTAENGLQNTAITDGNKQVSYHLAQLDSSTGSVTIGNIELDMNPSATGTQTDDIVNAEIRGTGGLASSHTRLRDIEAFITPDGTNVFDSAQKLTIYGNGKSADIYLEGNDTIARMEDKFTKAITKDLGISMGDVSTDNRVADFVAKGSAVENSDAAVEGTMVLRSLFNGAQGEMAVVANQPLLDALNLDQVQESKENIYNVTVRDAHTGRPLGSDVVGDGVMKNVIQGVDVSFLGNIGINASFSEEHQKFQFEADDAPETMFLHLVDSSMSFQIGANEGQTMRANIAQIDVKSLGLEHVTMISQELAQASVGTIDEAITRVSTERAKMGALSNRLDHTINSLNIASENLQAAESRIRDTNVAKEMSNFTLNQMLTQAAQSMLAQANSMPQGIMQLLG from the coding sequence ATGTCGATGTCTGTATTGTATAATAACATCCCGTCTCTTAATGCGCAGAACAATCTGCGAGTCAATTCCAACAGCCTTTCCAACTCAATCGAACGACTCTCTTCCGGTATGCGTATCAACCGCGCATCCGACGACGCTTCTGGTTTGGCCATCTCCGAAAAGATGCGCGGACAGATCAGCGGCCTTGACCGTGCTGTATCCAACGCACAGGACGGTATTTCGCTTATTCAAACTGCAGAAGCAGCTCTTAACGAAACCACTGCCATCCTGCAGCGTATGCGGGAGCTGGCCATCCAGGCTGGTAACGGCACTATGACTTCTGACGACCGTCAGCACGTCCAGCGCGAAGTGGATCAGCTCAAAAACGAGATCGACCGCATCTCCACTTCCACCGAATTCAACACCAAAAAGCTCCTCAACGGCGATGCCACCGCTCGCTGGAGCACCTCCAACCCCAACCTCATGGAAGCCATAGTGCGCGACCGTGTCGTCAGCGGTAACTACCAGCTGGACGTTAATGCGCGGGTGGGTCAAAACCAGGTGCTCAAGTCCAATATCATGGCTCTGCGCGACGGCGCCTTTGCCGGTGATATCCTTACTAACCAGGGCGTGGGTAGTGTTCTTGATGCCAATGATGATTGGGTAAGTGCCAGCCGCAACGAGTCTGGCATTGCCGGCATCTACGCTGCCGAGGGTGTACGCACCGGTGATCTGGATGAGCGGCAATATCGCATGAGTGTGATGGCGCTTTCTGGTGGGGCAACCGATGTCAATATATCGGGCCAGCCCAACGGTCAGCCCCAAATCAGTGCCGGTGCTGTTATGGGATTCAACGGCAGCTACCAGCAGGCCGGATCTAACTGGACCATACACGGCACCACTATAGATACCGATGATGCTGGCACCAAGCGTGTTAACAACGGGCAGACCACCATGAGTGCCGGTCTCAACGTAACTGGCGGCATGCACGGCTATATGGAAATCGAGTTTGTCAAAGATTTCCATATTGGCAGCGCCAGCGGCAGTATAGATGGTGCGGCCCGCGCTCGCTTTATCGATGTGAAAACCGGCGAGCCAGGAGCCTGGGCAACCATTGATATGACGGTCAACTCTACCGGCGGTCATTTAGTTTTTAGTGACGGAACAGTAACTGGCAAAGATCGTTTAGGTGATGTGGAATCCGTCTTTGGTGGACCCACATTTATAACCCTCGGCACCGGCGACAGCGTCAAAACCGGTGACAAGGGCCTCTTCTCGGTAGATGCGCTGGTTGACGAAAACGTTTTAGAAGGCACCATGTCCGTAGGCGGCGGCATGGTCAAGATAGATGAGCGTCACAGGAACGATATCAACGATGACTCCATTGTCGATCGCCGCGGTGCGTTCCTTATCTACACAGCAGAAAACGGCTTGCAAAATACTGCTATCACAGACGGCAACAAGCAGGTCAGTTATCACCTGGCCCAGCTGGACAGCAGCACCGGTTCGGTAACCATTGGCAACATTGAGCTGGACATGAATCCTTCCGCCACCGGCACTCAGACTGACGATATCGTCAACGCAGAGATTCGCGGCACCGGCGGGCTGGCCTCATCCCACACACGGCTGCGGGATATTGAGGCCTTCATTACCCCCGATGGCACCAACGTCTTCGACTCAGCTCAAAAGCTGACCATCTATGGCAACGGCAAGTCGGCGGATATATACCTGGAGGGTAACGACACTATTGCCCGCATGGAAGATAAGTTTACCAAAGCCATTACCAAAGATCTGGGCATATCCATGGGTGATGTCAGTACCGATAACCGGGTAGCCGACTTTGTCGCCAAAGGCTCTGCGGTGGAGAACTCCGACGCTGCGGTGGAAGGCACCATGGTGCTACGCTCGCTCTTTAACGGCGCTCAGGGTGAAATGGCTGTAGTTGCCAATCAGCCCCTGCTGGATGCCCTGAATTTGGACCAGGTTCAGGAGTCAAAAGAAAATATCTACAACGTAACAGTACGTGACGCCCACACGGGCCGCCCTCTGGGGAGTGATGTGGTTGGTGACGGAGTTATGAAAAACGTCATCCAGGGCGTAGACGTTTCCTTCCTGGGCAATATCGGGATCAATGCCAGCTTCAGCGAGGAGCACCAGAAGTTCCAGTTCGAAGCCGATGATGCCCCCGAGACTATGTTCCTGCACCTGGTGGACTCATCCATGAGCTTCCAGATTGGCGCCAACGAAGGCCAGACCATGCGGGCCAATATCGCCCAGATCGATGTCAAGTCCCTGGGACTTGAGCACGTGACCATGATCAGTCAGGAGCTGGCACAGGCATCAGTGGGTACTATTGACGAAGCTATCACGCGAGTTTCCACCGAGCGCGCCAAAATGGGTGCCCTCTCCAATCGTCTCGACCACACCATAAATAGCTTGAACATTGCTTCAGAAAACCTCCAGGCCGCCGAAAGCCGCATTCGCGACACCAACGTGGCCAAGGAAATGTCCAATTTCACCCTGAACCAGATGCTGACCCAGGCGGCACAGAGCATGTTGGCCCAGGCCAACTCCATGCCCCAGGGAATCATGCAACTGCTGGGATAG
- the uvrB gene encoding excinuclease ABC subunit UvrB, which translates to MAFQVVSPYSPAGSQPQAIETISRNIERGQKHQVLLGVTGSGKTYTMAKIVEAVQKPTLVIAHNKTLAAQLYQEFQEFFPHNAVEYFVSYYDYYQPEAYIPTTDTFIEKDSSINEKIDRLRHSATRSILERRDVLIVASVSCIYGLGSAEFYLDMVTPVSIGDEMDMEDLAAELVRVQYTRNDTDFRRGTFRRRGDIVEIFPSYEIDSAIRIEFFGDEVEHIWQIDPLTGEKRQALETVRIYPNSHYVADKSIIERAIGNIKADLKKRLDTFRTENKLLEAQRIEQRTNFDIEMLEEFGFCQGIENYSRYIDGRSEGEPPHTLISYLPDDALVFIDESHATIPQVRGMYNGDRSRKSTLVEYGFRLPAALDNRPLNFDEFNHFLPQAVYVSATPAEYEQELAGGITTELIIRPTGLLDPEIEVRPSTGQVDDLVFELKKIIADGGKVLVTTLTIRLSEHLSDYISQLGIKVKYLHSKIDTIERSEIIRDLRLGVYDVVVGINLLREGLDIPEVQLVAILDADKEGFLRSERSLLQTAGRAARNLKGRVIMYGDNITQSMQKVIDITTQRRAIQQAYNDKHGITPQSISKAIGKNLMPELAEERQERLQGKVDVGELADYQIREKIVELQTKMQRLAEELDFEGAASVRDEIFRLQKHLDG; encoded by the coding sequence ATGGCGTTTCAGGTCGTTTCCCCCTACTCCCCTGCCGGATCACAACCCCAGGCCATAGAGACCATCAGCCGCAACATAGAGCGTGGCCAAAAGCACCAAGTACTGCTGGGGGTTACCGGCTCCGGCAAAACCTACACCATGGCCAAGATAGTGGAAGCGGTACAGAAACCTACTTTGGTGATCGCTCACAACAAGACCCTGGCAGCCCAACTCTACCAGGAGTTTCAGGAGTTTTTCCCCCACAACGCCGTCGAGTACTTCGTCAGCTACTACGACTACTATCAGCCCGAAGCCTATATTCCCACCACCGACACCTTTATAGAAAAAGACTCCAGCATTAACGAAAAAATTGACCGCCTGCGCCACAGCGCCACCCGCTCAATTCTGGAGCGTCGCGATGTGCTGATTGTCGCTTCCGTTAGCTGTATCTACGGCCTGGGTTCCGCCGAATTTTACCTGGATATGGTTACCCCCGTCTCCATTGGCGATGAAATGGATATGGAAGACCTGGCTGCCGAACTGGTACGGGTCCAGTACACTCGCAACGATACCGACTTTCGGCGGGGCACCTTTCGCCGCCGTGGCGATATTGTGGAAATCTTCCCCTCCTACGAAATCGACTCCGCCATCCGCATCGAGTTTTTTGGTGATGAGGTTGAGCACATCTGGCAGATCGACCCCCTTACCGGCGAAAAACGCCAGGCCCTGGAAACTGTGCGCATTTACCCCAACAGCCACTACGTCGCCGACAAAAGCATTATTGAACGGGCAATAGGAAACATTAAAGCCGATTTGAAAAAGCGCCTGGACACCTTTCGCACCGAAAACAAACTGCTGGAAGCCCAGCGCATTGAACAGCGCACCAACTTTGATATCGAAATGCTGGAGGAATTCGGCTTTTGCCAAGGCATTGAAAACTACTCCCGTTACATCGATGGTCGCAGCGAAGGCGAGCCTCCTCATACCCTTATCAGCTACCTGCCCGACGACGCCCTCGTTTTTATCGACGAATCCCACGCTACCATTCCCCAGGTTCGTGGCATGTACAATGGTGATCGCAGTCGCAAAAGCACTCTGGTGGAGTACGGCTTTCGCTTGCCCGCCGCACTGGACAACCGCCCCCTGAACTTCGACGAGTTCAATCACTTCCTGCCCCAGGCGGTCTACGTCTCTGCCACACCGGCCGAGTACGAGCAGGAGCTGGCCGGAGGCATCACCACCGAACTTATCATCCGCCCCACCGGTCTGCTGGACCCGGAAATAGAGGTACGACCCTCCACCGGACAGGTGGACGATTTGGTCTTTGAACTGAAAAAAATCATCGCCGATGGGGGCAAGGTGCTGGTCACCACCCTTACCATACGGCTGAGTGAGCATCTGAGCGACTACATCTCCCAGCTGGGTATCAAAGTAAAGTACCTCCACTCCAAGATAGACACCATCGAGCGCAGCGAAATCATCCGCGATTTGCGCCTGGGAGTCTACGACGTCGTCGTGGGCATCAATCTGCTGCGGGAGGGCCTGGATATACCCGAAGTGCAGCTTGTCGCCATACTCGATGCCGACAAGGAAGGCTTCCTGCGCAGCGAGCGCAGCCTGCTGCAGACCGCAGGACGGGCGGCCCGCAACCTCAAGGGGCGGGTCATCATGTACGGTGATAACATCACTCAGAGCATGCAAAAGGTCATTGATATAACCACCCAGCGCCGCGCCATTCAACAAGCGTATAATGACAAGCACGGCATTACTCCCCAGAGTATCAGCAAGGCCATTGGCAAAAACCTGATGCCAGAGCTGGCAGAAGAGCGTCAGGAGCGCCTGCAGGGCAAAGTGGATGTGGGCGAACTGGCGGATTATCAGATACGGGAAAAGATCGTGGAACTGCAAACAAAAATGCAGCGCCTGGCGGAAGAGCTGGACTTCGAAGGCGCAGCCAGCGTGCGGGATGAAATATTCCGGCTGCAAAAACACCTGGATGGCTGA
- a CDS encoding ferritin-like domain-containing protein, whose translation MHEKSIDLLNKAVADEITALHQYMYFHFHCDDQGYDPLAALFKRTAIEEMIHVERLAERILFLGGDVEMKAGANISPVQDVNEMLKMARQMEEQSAMDYNRMANECGANADSVTKKLFEDLVMDEERHFDEYDNEIANLKRFGENYLALQSIERSKSRGAAAE comes from the coding sequence ATGCATGAAAAGAGTATAGACCTTCTCAATAAGGCAGTGGCAGATGAAATCACAGCGCTGCACCAGTATATGTATTTTCACTTTCACTGTGATGACCAGGGTTACGACCCGCTGGCAGCCCTTTTTAAGCGCACGGCTATTGAAGAGATGATCCACGTAGAGCGCCTGGCAGAGCGAATTCTGTTTCTGGGCGGTGATGTGGAGATGAAGGCCGGAGCCAACATCAGCCCGGTGCAGGATGTTAACGAAATGCTCAAAATGGCCCGCCAGATGGAAGAGCAAAGTGCCATGGATTACAATCGCATGGCCAATGAGTGTGGCGCCAACGCCGACTCCGTTACCAAAAAGCTCTTCGAGGACCTGGTTATGGATGAGGAGCGGCACTTTGACGAGTACGACAACGAAATTGCCAACCTCAAGCGCTTTGGCGAAAATTACCTGGCACTGCAATCCATTGAGCGCAGTAAGAGCCGCGGTGCCGCAGCAGAGTAG
- the ribD gene encoding bifunctional diaminohydroxyphosphoribosylaminopyrimidine deaminase/5-amino-6-(5-phosphoribosylamino)uracil reductase RibD, whose translation MNQYQPHEHYMRLALDLARKGQGYTSPNPMVGALVVADSGAVVGQGYHQRAGGPHAEVHALQEAGAKAHNATLYVTLEPCCVHGKTPPCTTAIMEAGVRRVVYATQDPNPAVAGRGKETLERAGIEVLTGILDAESAHLNRHFNKHIVHRTPYITMKTAITLDGKMAVASGASRWVTGEQARRDGHRLRGEHEAIAVGIGTVLADDPLLSCRHGYENIYRHPHVIVFDSSLRIPRNAALLRQQEVQRKVIVVTDQTMADTSSAKRLQEWGAQLVFLPRSANNKLPLPRAMELLYRDHGITSILVEGGAALTSSILRAGLEDEHVIYMAPKLFGAEGMTWTGALGVDTPDNALALEFVSVHTIGKDLRIEARRTRGKQI comes from the coding sequence ATGAATCAATATCAGCCCCATGAACACTATATGCGTCTAGCACTGGACCTTGCACGTAAAGGACAGGGGTACACTTCCCCCAACCCGATGGTTGGGGCCCTGGTAGTAGCTGATAGTGGCGCTGTTGTGGGCCAGGGTTACCATCAACGTGCAGGCGGTCCCCATGCAGAAGTGCACGCTTTGCAAGAGGCGGGCGCAAAGGCTCATAATGCCACCCTCTACGTCACCCTCGAACCCTGCTGCGTTCATGGCAAAACGCCACCCTGTACCACCGCCATTATGGAGGCCGGCGTGCGCCGAGTTGTCTATGCCACTCAGGACCCCAATCCAGCAGTAGCAGGCCGAGGCAAGGAGACTCTGGAGCGCGCTGGAATTGAAGTGCTTACAGGAATACTCGACGCCGAATCAGCACATCTCAACCGCCACTTCAACAAACATATAGTCCATCGCACTCCCTATATCACTATGAAAACAGCCATTACCCTGGATGGCAAAATGGCAGTAGCCAGTGGCGCCTCTCGCTGGGTAACGGGTGAGCAGGCCCGCAGGGATGGCCATCGCCTGCGGGGAGAGCACGAAGCGATAGCAGTGGGAATTGGCACCGTTCTGGCTGATGATCCACTGCTGAGTTGCCGTCACGGCTACGAGAATATTTACCGCCACCCCCACGTTATTGTATTCGACTCTTCCTTGCGCATACCACGCAACGCCGCTTTGCTGCGACAACAGGAAGTTCAGCGTAAAGTAATTGTGGTTACTGATCAGACCATGGCTGATACCAGCTCCGCCAAGCGCCTTCAGGAGTGGGGGGCACAGCTCGTTTTTTTGCCCCGGTCTGCCAACAACAAACTGCCACTGCCTCGCGCTATGGAACTCCTTTACCGGGATCATGGAATAACCTCCATACTGGTCGAGGGCGGGGCAGCCCTGACATCATCCATACTCCGTGCCGGCCTTGAAGATGAGCACGTCATTTACATGGCACCCAAACTTTTTGGCGCCGAGGGTATGACCTGGACGGGAGCTCTTGGCGTCGACACTCCTGATAACGCCTTAGCCCTGGAGTTTGTGAGTGTTCACACCATTGGCAAGGACCTGCGGATAGAGGCGCGACGTACCAGGGGGAAACAGATATAG
- a CDS encoding chemotaxis protein CheV — protein sequence MSHLTEQQQDILLESGTNELEIVEFQLHRQLSDGTVKVGYFGINVAKVREIIRVPETTEYPNSHPSVLGIFNLRERLIPLIDLSHWLRLATPSESRPEQKAIITEFNNSQSSFLVDGINRIHRISWEHVESPSQFLESRDSDCVVAVIRMSNRLIMILDFEKIFADINPSQSMESYDVSTDKKIDKGQDMVERRQSKTVFIADDSAFIRKLIQTTLSTAGYRIVSANDGAEAFDMLMEYEQSARLEGVPLDSMVNLLISDVEMPRMDGLHLVKRMRERDEFRYMPILMFSSIMSDENRRKALQLGADDTITKPQIGKLLELTDHYVFGES from the coding sequence ATGAGCCACCTTACGGAACAACAGCAGGACATTCTGCTGGAAAGCGGCACCAACGAGCTTGAAATTGTGGAGTTTCAGCTGCATCGCCAGCTGTCTGACGGCACGGTCAAAGTAGGATATTTTGGCATCAATGTGGCCAAGGTTCGGGAAATCATCCGGGTGCCGGAAACCACCGAGTACCCTAACTCGCACCCCAGTGTCTTGGGGATCTTCAATTTACGGGAGCGCCTGATTCCCCTTATCGACCTGTCCCACTGGCTGCGCTTGGCGACCCCCAGCGAGTCCCGCCCAGAGCAAAAGGCTATTATCACTGAGTTTAATAATTCACAGAGCAGTTTTCTGGTAGACGGTATCAATCGCATTCACCGCATTTCCTGGGAGCACGTAGAGTCTCCCAGCCAGTTTTTGGAGAGTCGAGATTCCGATTGCGTCGTGGCCGTCATTCGCATGAGTAACCGCCTGATCATGATTCTCGATTTCGAAAAGATTTTTGCTGACATCAACCCCTCCCAGAGCATGGAGAGCTATGATGTCAGTACTGACAAGAAGATTGATAAAGGCCAGGATATGGTGGAGCGACGTCAGAGTAAAACCGTATTTATTGCCGATGACTCTGCTTTTATCCGCAAGCTAATTCAGACGACCCTCTCCACCGCCGGATATCGCATTGTCAGCGCTAACGATGGCGCCGAGGCCTTTGACATGCTCATGGAGTATGAACAATCGGCCCGCCTGGAAGGGGTGCCCCTGGACAGCATGGTAAATCTGCTTATCAGCGATGTGGAAATGCCCCGCATGGATGGTCTGCACCTGGTCAAGCGTATGCGTGAGCGAGACGAGTTCCGCTATATGCCCATTCTCATGTTCTCATCCATTATGAGTGACGAAAACCGACGCAAGGCCCTGCAGCTTGGTGCCGATGATACCATTACCAAGCCCCAGATCGGCAAGTTGCTGGAGCTTACCGACCACTACGTCTTTGGCGAAAGCTGA
- a CDS encoding glutaminase produces the protein MDYQSTLDEICAELKPKLGMEGAVANYIPALARIEPCQFGIALRTRNGEEAWAGDATTPFSIQSISKVFSLTLAMRLVGEQLWERIDREPSGNPFNSLMQLESEQGIPRNPFINAGAIAVADRLISSGYAPKTEMLDMVSSLCDEPIEVDREVAASEAATGFRNEAMASFIKSFGKLDNDVATVLDLYYRQCAIRMNALQLARATGYLCRDGAHPYSGIQVISDRQARRINALMLTCGTYDAAGEFAFRIGIPCKSGVGGGIIAVVPDTLSLCVWSPALDENHNSVLGQEALELFANRTGLSIF, from the coding sequence ATGGATTATCAAAGCACTCTTGATGAGATTTGCGCAGAGCTGAAGCCCAAACTGGGCATGGAAGGGGCTGTAGCCAATTACATTCCTGCCCTGGCGCGGATAGAGCCTTGCCAGTTTGGTATAGCCCTGCGCACTCGCAACGGCGAAGAAGCGTGGGCCGGGGATGCTACCACTCCCTTTTCCATTCAGAGTATATCCAAAGTATTTTCCCTGACCCTCGCCATGCGTCTGGTTGGGGAGCAGCTCTGGGAACGCATTGACCGGGAACCTTCCGGCAACCCCTTCAACTCCCTGATGCAGCTGGAAAGCGAACAGGGAATTCCCCGTAACCCCTTTATCAATGCCGGCGCTATTGCCGTGGCTGATCGCCTGATAAGCAGCGGCTACGCCCCCAAGACGGAGATGTTGGACATGGTTTCCAGCCTCTGTGACGAACCGATTGAGGTGGACCGCGAAGTGGCGGCCTCGGAAGCGGCTACTGGCTTCCGCAACGAGGCTATGGCCAGCTTTATTAAGAGCTTTGGTAAATTGGACAACGACGTTGCCACGGTATTGGATCTGTACTATCGGCAGTGCGCCATTCGCATGAATGCCTTGCAGCTGGCCCGCGCCACGGGCTACCTGTGCCGCGACGGAGCTCACCCCTATAGCGGCATCCAGGTGATCAGTGACCGTCAGGCCCGCCGCATCAATGCCCTGATGCTCACCTGTGGCACCTACGATGCGGCTGGCGAATTTGCCTTTCGTATCGGTATACCGTGCAAAAGTGGTGTGGGTGGAGGAATTATTGCCGTAGTACCTGACACCCTCAGTTTGTGCGTCTGGTCACCGGCGCTGGATGAA